A genomic window from Ascaphus truei isolate aAscTru1 chromosome 1, aAscTru1.hap1, whole genome shotgun sequence includes:
- the LOC142497360 gene encoding uncharacterized protein LOC142497360 isoform X4, translating to MEDMNVESMRNDNVEELEKIEHTVDFKGLETGSSEEVPTNKEAQITCCPPNDTDSIADTIGFVVPGEGCFEKPLVPTSREDHCYSYAMGGLDPDLKQKKRIHRVKKAVNDRFTDTVEVSDLQPSTRKVLPIIFQEEAKDDGSDCDKTSKVSHLRMSQHSCTDTFYKGLLLKDDIFEQNTISQEDESLTEQKMGHSMENVNVKSTRDDNVEELKQIEQKVNLKGLENESSKEVPTNEETQITCCPPNDTDSIADTIGFIVSGEWGVEKPLVPTSREDHCYSYVMGGLDTDLKQKKRIHRVKKAVNDRFTDNVEASDLQPSTKDVLPMIFQEEAKDDGRVSQLRRSQRSCKGARYKALLSEGMLTSLRNDNKTDGIFKRNKISQEEDSLVEQKMGHSMEDMNVESTRDDNVEEVKQIQQKVDFKGLETGSSEDVPTNKNAQITYCPPRDTDSIADTIEFVIKGEWGVEKPLVPTSKKDQCCPGERGGSGPNRKEKKRRQRVKKAVNNRFTDNVEASDLQPSRKEVIPMIFQEEANDDGSDGDKTEKVLQSQRSCTDVFYNALLSEPMLASLHDDNNTDDIFEQNKTSQEGDSLTEQKMGHSMENMNVESTRDDNVEELKQIEQKVDFKGLETGSSEDVPTNEEAQITCCPPMDTNSIADTIEFVIKGEWGVEKPLVPTSKKDQFCPGEMGGSGPNRKEKKRRQRVKKAVNNRFTDNIEASDLQPSRTEVIPMIFQEDANDDGSVGDKTTKVLKSQRSCKGAHYKALLSEGMLTSLHNDNKTGKHNSKRLRSSVDQNCWEKDTWETVLGGPGLNRKIKSHEDVAPGLAQLEEKCDSNHHTEQCSVISEQEDLAILKRKKAKYNGSVQEQQSKRAGSQAQNAKRSNKKKGSVQNRSYGNESNSNNNNNKTMERDVRNADVDFWNMPALWVLPRWTSACLRIDPQREAESGYEAAERAGQRAFLEHAEAARGRRGTELRSYRKRSTSQCALSIRLTKLRRLEKQPPTPLPEHFYCPVTFQRQHISALKLHDVTCHLPAEDLMHCSYKDFRERMLGIYSGNASETPVLHIIPAEEDHTSTENQSLADRSTS from the exons ATGGAAGACATGAATGTGGAAAGCATGAGGAATGATAATGTGGAGGAACTAGAAAAGATAGAACACACAGTTGACTTCAAGGGATTGGAAACTGGATCATCAGAAGAAGTTCCAACCAATAAGGAGGCTCAGATAACCTGCTGTCCTCCAAATGACACTGATAGTATTGCAGATACTATAGGATTCGTTGTACCAGGAGAGGGGTGTTTTGAAAAACCTTTAGTGCCAACCAGCAGAGAAGACCACTGTTATTCCTATGCGATGGGAGGCTTAGACCCAGATCTAAAACAGAAGAAAAGGATACACAGAGTGAAGAAGGCGGTGAATGATAGATTTACAGATACCGTGGAGGTGTCAGATCTTCAGCCCTCAACAAGGAAAGTTCTTCCAATTATATTCCAAGAAGAGGCCAAAGATGATGGAAGTGATTGTGATAAGACATCAAAAGTCTCTCACTTGAGAATGTCACAACATTCTTGCACGGATACCTTTTATAAAGGATTATTGTTAAAAG ATGATATTTTTGAACAAAACACAATATCACAGGAAGACGAATCTTTGACTGAGCAAAAG ATGGGTCATTCAATGGAAAACGTGAATGTGAAAAGCACTAGGGATGATAATGTGGAGGAACTGAAACAGATAGAACAGAAAGTTAACTTAAAGGGATTGGAAAATGAATCATCAAAAGAAGTTCCAACCAATGAGGAGACTCAGATAACCTGCTGTCCTCCAAATGACACTGATAGTATTGCAGATACTATAGGATTCATTGTATCAGGAGAGTGGGGTGTTGAAAAACCTTTAGTGCCAACAAGCAGAGAAGACCACTGTTATTCCTATGTGATGGGAGGCTTAGACACAGATCTAAAACAGAAGAAAAGGATACACAGAGTGAAGAAGGCTGTGAATGATAGATTTACAGATAATGTGGAGGCGTCAGATCTGCAGCCATCAACAAAGGACGTTCTTCCAATGATATTCCAAGAAGAGGCCAAAGATGATGGGAGGGTCTCTCAATTGAGAAGGTCACAAAGATCTTGCAAGGGTGCCCGTTATAAAGCATTATTGTCAGAGGGCATGTTAACTTCCCTACGTAATGATAATAAAACAG ATGGAATTTTTAAACGAAACAAAATTTCACAGGAAGAAGATTCTTTGGTTGAGCAAAAG ATGGGTCATTCAATGGAAGACATGAATGTGGAAAGCACTAGGGATGATAATGTGGAGGAAGTGAAACAGATACAACAGAAAGTTGACTTCAAGGGATTGGAAACTGGATCATCAGAAGACGTTCCAACCAATAAGAATGCTCAGATAACCTACTGTCCTCCAAGGGACACTGATAGTATTGCAGATACTATAGAATTTGTTATAAAAGGAGAGTGGGGTGTTGAAAAACCTTTAGTGCCAACCAGTAAAAAAGACCAATGTTGTCCTGGTGAGAGGGGAGGCTCAGGCCCAAATcgaaaagagaagaaaaggagacaAAGAGTGAAGAAGGCTGTGAATAATAGATTTACAGATAATGTTGAGGCGTCAGATCTTCAGCCCTCAAGAAAGGAAGTTATACCAATGATATTCCAAGAAGAGGCCAACGATGATGGAAGTGATGGTGATAAGACAGAAAAAGTCTTGCAGTCACAAAGATCTTGCACAGATGTTTTTTATAACGCATTATTGTCAGAGCCCATGTTAGCTTCTCTACATGATGATAATAATACAG ATGACATTTTTGAACAAAACAAAACCTCACAGGAAGGAGATTCTTTGACTGAGCAAAAG ATGGGTCACTCAATGGAAAACATGAATGTGGAAAGCACTAGGGATGACAATGTGGAGGAACTGAAACAGATAGAACAGAAAGTTGACTTCAAGGGATTGGAAACTGGATCATCAGAAGACGTTCCAACCAATGAGGAGGCTCAGATTACCTGCTGTCCTCCAATGGACACTAATAGTATTGCAGATACTATAGAATTTGTTATAAAAGGAGAGTGGGGTGTTGAAAAACCTTTAGTGCCAACCAGTAAAAAAGACCAATTTTGTCCTGGTGAGATGGGAGGCTCAGGCCCAAATcgaaaagagaagaaaaggagacaAAGAGTGAAGAAGGCTGTGAATAATAGATTTACAGATAATATTGAGGCGTCAGATCTTCAGCCCTCAAGAACGGAAGTTATTCCAATGATATTCCAAGAAGACGCCAACGATGATGGAAGTGTTGGTGATAAGACAACAAAAGTATTGAAGTCACAAAGATCTTGCAAGGGTGCCCACTATAAAGCATTATTGTCAGAGGGCATGTTAACTTCTCTTCATAATGATAATAAAACAG GGAAACACAACTCAAAAAGACTCAGATCATCTGTGGATCAGAACTGTTGGGAGAAAGACACGTGGGAAACAGTGCTAGGCGGGCCTGGTCTGAATAGAAAAATAAAGTCCCATGAAGATGTTGCTCCGGG ATTAGCCCAGCTAGAAGAGAAATGTGACAGTAATCACCATACAGAGCAGTGCagtgtgatatctgagcaggaaGACTTAGCAATACTAAAAAGGAAGAAAGCTAAATATAATGGATCTGTTCAAGAGCAGCAAAGCAAGAGAG cAGGTTCTCAAGCACAAAATGCGAAGCGCTCAAACAAAAAAAAGGGTTCTGTCCAAAACAGGAGCTACGGGAATGaaagcaacagcaacaacaacaacaacaagacGATGGAGAGGGATGTTAGAAATGCAGACGTGGATTTTTG GAACATGCCCGCTCTCTGGGTCTTACCTCGCTGGACTTCCGCCTGTTTAAGGATAGACCCGCAGCGAGAAGCAGAGTCCGGATACGAGGCAGCAGAGCGAGCAGGCCAGCGCGCCTTCCTGGAGCATGCTGAAGCGGCGAGAGGAAGGCGAGGCACAGAACTTCGTAGCTACAGAAAAAGGAGCACGTCCCAATGTGCGCTATCAATTCG ACTAACAAAGCTGAGAAGACTTGAAAAGCAGCCGCCTACTCCTCTCCCCGAGCACTTCTACTGTCCTGTAACATTTCAGCGGCAGCACATATCAGCTCTGAAATTACATGATGTGACTTGTCATTTGCCTGCTGAAGACCTCATGCACT GTTCTTATAAGGACTTCAGGGAACGAATGCTTGGAATTTATAGTGGAAATGCGAGTGAGACCCCAGTTCTGCATATTATTCCTGCAGAAGAGGATCACACTTCTACTGAGAACCAATCTCTGG CAGACCGAAGCACGAGCTAA
- the LOC142497360 gene encoding uncharacterized protein LOC142497360 isoform X2, translated as MKEPSLSSLAADDIFMALWNLGCCHRDIKIKPRQLQLASERRQTSGCIKQIMMDPTTLGSSEHTSCGTDIIKNREGTTMDEDYGQHGKEGRLGVGETMGLIPEMAPVVTSSYETAHNIDLQLEIQTTSTHEDYPVKIIEEKQTSDDIFEQNRTSQEEDSLTEQKRGLSMEDMNVESMRNDNVEELEKIEHTVDFKGLETGSSEEVPTNKEAQITCCPPNDTDSIADTIGFVVPGEGCFEKPLVPTSREDHCYSYAMGGLDPDLKQKKRIHRVKKAVNDRFTDTVEVSDLQPSTRKVLPIIFQEEAKDDGSDCDKTSKVSHLRMSQHSCTDTFYKGLLLKDDIFEQNTISQEDESLTEQKMGHSMENVNVKSTRDDNVEELKQIEQKVNLKGLENESSKEVPTNEETQITCCPPNDTDSIADTIGFIVSGEWGVEKPLVPTSREDHCYSYVMGGLDTDLKQKKRIHRVKKAVNDRFTDNVEASDLQPSTKDVLPMIFQEEAKDDGRVSQLRRSQRSCKGARYKALLSEGMLTSLRNDNKTDGIFKRNKISQEEDSLVEQKMGHSMEDMNVESTRDDNVEEVKQIQQKVDFKGLETGSSEDVPTNKNAQITYCPPRDTDSIADTIEFVIKGEWGVEKPLVPTSKKDQCCPGERGGSGPNRKEKKRRQRVKKAVNNRFTDNVEASDLQPSRKEVIPMIFQEEANDDGSDGDKTEKVLQSQRSCTDVFYNALLSEPMLASLHDDNNTDDIFEQNKTSQEGDSLTEQKMGHSMENMNVESTRDDNVEELKQIEQKVDFKGLETGSSEDVPTNEEAQITCCPPMDTNSIADTIEFVIKGEWGVEKPLVPTSKKDQFCPGEMGGSGPNRKEKKRRQRVKKAVNNRFTDNIEASDLQPSRTEVIPMIFQEDANDDGSVGDKTTKVLKSQRSCKGAHYKALLSEGMLTSLHNDNKTGKHNSKRLRSSVDQNCWEKDTWETVLGGPGLNRKIKSHEDVAPGLAQLEEKCDSNHHTEQCSVISEQEDLAILKRKKAKYNGSVQEQQSKRGSQAQNAKRSNKKKGSVQNRSYGNESNSNNNNNKTMERDVRNADVDFWNMPALWVLPRWTSACLRIDPQREAESGYEAAERAGQRAFLEHAEAARGRRGTELRSYRKRSTSQCALSIRLTKLRRLEKQPPTPLPEHFYCPVTFQRQHISALKLHDVTCHLPAEDLMHCSYKDFRERMLGIYSGNASETPVLHIIPAEEDHTSTENQSLADRSTS; from the exons ATGAAGGAACCATCACTAAGTTCTTTAGCTGCTGATGACATCTTTATGGCATTATGGAACCTTGGGTGTTGCCACAGAGACATAAAAATCAAACCAAGACAACTTCAGTTGGCTTCTGAAAGAAGACAGACTAGTGGATGCATTAAGCAAATAATGATGGATCCCACAACCTTGGGATCTTCTGAACACACAAGTTGTGGCACTGACATTATCAAGAACAGAGAGGGTACCACCATGGATGAGGATTATGGACAGCATGGGAAAGAGGGCAGGTTAGGTGTAGGAGAGACCATGGGCTTAATTCCAGAGATGGCACCAGTGGTGACTTCAAGTTATGAGACAGCCCATAACATTGATCTTCAACTGGAGATTCAGACAACTTCAACACACGAGGATTACCCTGTCAAGATCATCGAAGAAAAACAGACTTCAG ATGATATTTTTGAACAAAACAGAACTTCACAGGAAGAAGATTCTTTGACTGAGCAAAAG AGGGGTCTTTCAATGGAAGACATGAATGTGGAAAGCATGAGGAATGATAATGTGGAGGAACTAGAAAAGATAGAACACACAGTTGACTTCAAGGGATTGGAAACTGGATCATCAGAAGAAGTTCCAACCAATAAGGAGGCTCAGATAACCTGCTGTCCTCCAAATGACACTGATAGTATTGCAGATACTATAGGATTCGTTGTACCAGGAGAGGGGTGTTTTGAAAAACCTTTAGTGCCAACCAGCAGAGAAGACCACTGTTATTCCTATGCGATGGGAGGCTTAGACCCAGATCTAAAACAGAAGAAAAGGATACACAGAGTGAAGAAGGCGGTGAATGATAGATTTACAGATACCGTGGAGGTGTCAGATCTTCAGCCCTCAACAAGGAAAGTTCTTCCAATTATATTCCAAGAAGAGGCCAAAGATGATGGAAGTGATTGTGATAAGACATCAAAAGTCTCTCACTTGAGAATGTCACAACATTCTTGCACGGATACCTTTTATAAAGGATTATTGTTAAAAG ATGATATTTTTGAACAAAACACAATATCACAGGAAGACGAATCTTTGACTGAGCAAAAG ATGGGTCATTCAATGGAAAACGTGAATGTGAAAAGCACTAGGGATGATAATGTGGAGGAACTGAAACAGATAGAACAGAAAGTTAACTTAAAGGGATTGGAAAATGAATCATCAAAAGAAGTTCCAACCAATGAGGAGACTCAGATAACCTGCTGTCCTCCAAATGACACTGATAGTATTGCAGATACTATAGGATTCATTGTATCAGGAGAGTGGGGTGTTGAAAAACCTTTAGTGCCAACAAGCAGAGAAGACCACTGTTATTCCTATGTGATGGGAGGCTTAGACACAGATCTAAAACAGAAGAAAAGGATACACAGAGTGAAGAAGGCTGTGAATGATAGATTTACAGATAATGTGGAGGCGTCAGATCTGCAGCCATCAACAAAGGACGTTCTTCCAATGATATTCCAAGAAGAGGCCAAAGATGATGGGAGGGTCTCTCAATTGAGAAGGTCACAAAGATCTTGCAAGGGTGCCCGTTATAAAGCATTATTGTCAGAGGGCATGTTAACTTCCCTACGTAATGATAATAAAACAG ATGGAATTTTTAAACGAAACAAAATTTCACAGGAAGAAGATTCTTTGGTTGAGCAAAAG ATGGGTCATTCAATGGAAGACATGAATGTGGAAAGCACTAGGGATGATAATGTGGAGGAAGTGAAACAGATACAACAGAAAGTTGACTTCAAGGGATTGGAAACTGGATCATCAGAAGACGTTCCAACCAATAAGAATGCTCAGATAACCTACTGTCCTCCAAGGGACACTGATAGTATTGCAGATACTATAGAATTTGTTATAAAAGGAGAGTGGGGTGTTGAAAAACCTTTAGTGCCAACCAGTAAAAAAGACCAATGTTGTCCTGGTGAGAGGGGAGGCTCAGGCCCAAATcgaaaagagaagaaaaggagacaAAGAGTGAAGAAGGCTGTGAATAATAGATTTACAGATAATGTTGAGGCGTCAGATCTTCAGCCCTCAAGAAAGGAAGTTATACCAATGATATTCCAAGAAGAGGCCAACGATGATGGAAGTGATGGTGATAAGACAGAAAAAGTCTTGCAGTCACAAAGATCTTGCACAGATGTTTTTTATAACGCATTATTGTCAGAGCCCATGTTAGCTTCTCTACATGATGATAATAATACAG ATGACATTTTTGAACAAAACAAAACCTCACAGGAAGGAGATTCTTTGACTGAGCAAAAG ATGGGTCACTCAATGGAAAACATGAATGTGGAAAGCACTAGGGATGACAATGTGGAGGAACTGAAACAGATAGAACAGAAAGTTGACTTCAAGGGATTGGAAACTGGATCATCAGAAGACGTTCCAACCAATGAGGAGGCTCAGATTACCTGCTGTCCTCCAATGGACACTAATAGTATTGCAGATACTATAGAATTTGTTATAAAAGGAGAGTGGGGTGTTGAAAAACCTTTAGTGCCAACCAGTAAAAAAGACCAATTTTGTCCTGGTGAGATGGGAGGCTCAGGCCCAAATcgaaaagagaagaaaaggagacaAAGAGTGAAGAAGGCTGTGAATAATAGATTTACAGATAATATTGAGGCGTCAGATCTTCAGCCCTCAAGAACGGAAGTTATTCCAATGATATTCCAAGAAGACGCCAACGATGATGGAAGTGTTGGTGATAAGACAACAAAAGTATTGAAGTCACAAAGATCTTGCAAGGGTGCCCACTATAAAGCATTATTGTCAGAGGGCATGTTAACTTCTCTTCATAATGATAATAAAACAG GGAAACACAACTCAAAAAGACTCAGATCATCTGTGGATCAGAACTGTTGGGAGAAAGACACGTGGGAAACAGTGCTAGGCGGGCCTGGTCTGAATAGAAAAATAAAGTCCCATGAAGATGTTGCTCCGGG ATTAGCCCAGCTAGAAGAGAAATGTGACAGTAATCACCATACAGAGCAGTGCagtgtgatatctgagcaggaaGACTTAGCAATACTAAAAAGGAAGAAAGCTAAATATAATGGATCTGTTCAAGAGCAGCAAAGCAAGAGAG GTTCTCAAGCACAAAATGCGAAGCGCTCAAACAAAAAAAAGGGTTCTGTCCAAAACAGGAGCTACGGGAATGaaagcaacagcaacaacaacaacaacaagacGATGGAGAGGGATGTTAGAAATGCAGACGTGGATTTTTG GAACATGCCCGCTCTCTGGGTCTTACCTCGCTGGACTTCCGCCTGTTTAAGGATAGACCCGCAGCGAGAAGCAGAGTCCGGATACGAGGCAGCAGAGCGAGCAGGCCAGCGCGCCTTCCTGGAGCATGCTGAAGCGGCGAGAGGAAGGCGAGGCACAGAACTTCGTAGCTACAGAAAAAGGAGCACGTCCCAATGTGCGCTATCAATTCG ACTAACAAAGCTGAGAAGACTTGAAAAGCAGCCGCCTACTCCTCTCCCCGAGCACTTCTACTGTCCTGTAACATTTCAGCGGCAGCACATATCAGCTCTGAAATTACATGATGTGACTTGTCATTTGCCTGCTGAAGACCTCATGCACT GTTCTTATAAGGACTTCAGGGAACGAATGCTTGGAATTTATAGTGGAAATGCGAGTGAGACCCCAGTTCTGCATATTATTCCTGCAGAAGAGGATCACACTTCTACTGAGAACCAATCTCTGG CAGACCGAAGCACGAGCTAA